The following proteins are co-located in the Spinactinospora alkalitolerans genome:
- a CDS encoding Hsp70 family protein, with product MSFGIDFGTTNSVLAHWDGEDVEVVSMEAGNLDDWSYPGFDELFPSYVGASSTRPRLLFGWEAKLRSELSVPAAKRLLGGDAMIPIANREWPASTVSAGILHTIRERASTEQLLDVDKAVVTVPANSAGAARYRTRAAAREAGIRVDSLINEPTAAAVYYKYLIREEGPERILTFDWGGGTIDVTVLEAVDGVFEEQTSRGVAKLGGLEVDARLAKLVLGRIKQGPQTPAEEAAFARDIELAKIRLSSEDIVTIPTPDRGSNARVSRGELENAIADVVQSAIEPLRACLDDLRITPEDIDAVLMIGGSSQIPLVRSMVGDIMGDRLVSDDVCDSLTSVARGAAIAAAVIDGEIDIDLAVTTTHALGTASTRKTKSERVRTFSEIIPRNASLPRIEHKHYTPNSENQRRINLEIWEGNPDDPVAREPDADNDGNVCLTELAIDLPRTAGSQDSGFTLTYEYDVSGILRVKAVADHGGTVLIDKEINAFGLSSTGVGVSRKSLHDFLEFAPDLGSRAFRTTDDDGVVLNQEHSPGAAPPMRVPAADPGQDTAPSPAEVAARTRPKAEAETPASPHQDSDVVVQPANFVIDGSNIAWGNGNRAMGGRPSYARLKSAVAALRKKYPNADAHVVVDANFRHLVPEDEYAEVDRAIAEGEIHRVPAGTVGGADVFILDVAQAKGATIVSNGGFRQHEEYHQWLLGDSRLFGAQEIADVWVFRERRPAAARSEQ from the coding sequence GTGAGCTTCGGAATCGACTTCGGGACCACCAACTCGGTGCTGGCGCACTGGGACGGAGAGGATGTCGAGGTCGTCTCTATGGAGGCGGGCAACCTCGATGACTGGAGCTATCCGGGATTCGACGAACTGTTCCCCTCTTATGTCGGGGCCAGCTCCACCCGGCCACGGCTGCTGTTCGGCTGGGAAGCCAAGCTTCGCTCGGAGCTCTCGGTTCCGGCGGCCAAACGGCTGCTCGGTGGAGACGCGATGATCCCCATCGCGAACCGGGAGTGGCCCGCCTCGACGGTCTCCGCCGGAATCCTGCACACCATCCGGGAGCGGGCGAGCACCGAACAGCTTCTCGACGTCGACAAGGCTGTGGTCACGGTCCCGGCGAATTCGGCCGGCGCGGCCCGCTACCGCACCCGCGCAGCCGCACGCGAAGCCGGTATCCGAGTGGACTCCCTGATCAACGAGCCGACGGCGGCCGCCGTCTACTACAAGTACCTGATCCGGGAGGAAGGCCCTGAGCGCATCCTCACCTTCGACTGGGGCGGTGGCACCATCGACGTCACCGTTCTGGAGGCGGTGGACGGGGTCTTCGAGGAGCAGACGTCGCGCGGAGTCGCCAAGCTGGGCGGACTCGAGGTCGATGCCCGGCTGGCCAAGCTGGTTCTGGGACGGATCAAGCAAGGCCCGCAGACCCCGGCGGAAGAAGCGGCGTTCGCCCGCGACATCGAATTGGCCAAGATCAGGCTGTCGTCAGAGGACATCGTCACCATCCCGACCCCTGACCGAGGCTCAAACGCCAGGGTATCCCGAGGCGAGCTGGAGAACGCGATCGCCGATGTCGTCCAGTCGGCCATCGAGCCGCTGCGTGCCTGCCTCGACGATCTGCGGATCACCCCCGAAGACATCGACGCGGTGCTGATGATCGGCGGTAGCAGCCAGATTCCCCTGGTCAGGTCGATGGTCGGCGACATCATGGGTGATCGGCTCGTCTCCGACGATGTGTGCGATTCGCTCACCTCCGTCGCGCGGGGTGCGGCGATCGCGGCCGCCGTCATCGACGGGGAGATCGACATCGACCTGGCGGTCACCACCACCCACGCGCTGGGCACGGCCTCCACCCGAAAGACCAAGAGTGAGAGAGTGCGCACGTTCAGTGAGATCATTCCGCGCAACGCTTCGCTGCCGCGCATCGAACACAAGCACTACACGCCCAACAGCGAAAACCAGCGCCGGATCAACCTGGAGATCTGGGAGGGCAACCCTGATGATCCCGTCGCACGGGAGCCGGATGCTGACAACGATGGGAATGTCTGTCTGACCGAACTCGCGATCGATCTGCCTCGAACAGCCGGCTCCCAGGACAGCGGGTTCACGCTGACCTACGAATATGACGTGAGTGGAATCCTGCGCGTCAAGGCGGTCGCTGATCACGGCGGTACGGTTCTCATCGACAAGGAGATCAACGCCTTCGGTCTTTCCAGCACCGGGGTGGGGGTCAGCCGGAAGAGTCTGCACGACTTTCTGGAATTCGCTCCTGACCTGGGAAGCCGGGCCTTTCGTACCACGGACGACGACGGCGTGGTCCTGAACCAGGAGCACTCTCCGGGCGCTGCTCCTCCAATGCGGGTGCCGGCCGCCGATCCCGGACAGGACACAGCACCCTCTCCCGCGGAGGTCGCCGCGCGGACGCGGCCGAAAGCGGAAGCAGAGACTCCTGCCTCCCCGCATCAGGATTCCGATGTGGTCGTGCAACCGGCGAATTTCGTCATCGACGGGTCGAACATCGCGTGGGGCAATGGGAATCGCGCCATGGGAGGGCGTCCCAGCTACGCTCGCCTCAAGAGCGCGGTCGCGGCTCTGCGGAAGAAGTATCCGAACGCGGACGCCCACGTGGTCGTCGACGCCAACTTCCGGCACCTGGTACCGGAAGACGAGTACGCCGAGGTCGACCGCGCTATTGCCGAGGGGGAGATCCACCGTGTGCCCGCGGGAACCGTGGGGGGAGCGGACGTCTTTATCCTCGATGTCGCCCAAGCCAAAGGGGCCACGATCGTCAGCAACGGCGGTTTTCGCCAGCACGAGGAATACCATCAGTGGCTTTTGGGGGACTCACGGCTTTTCGGTGCGCAGGAGATCGCCGATGTCTGGGTGTTCAGGGAACGCCGCCCCGCCGCTGCCCGCTCAGAACAGTGA
- a CDS encoding type ISP restriction/modification enzyme — protein sequence MTNSLGRGGQDEEQLRGPFKVLIESMGGTLGIPARAYGEVSLPALQARPDFGVDATGVSAGPNNRIGYVELKKPSKPIPPSDFLDRHDREQWEKFQRLPNILYSNGTQWALFRYGVQQGPTVEISGLFGRRRPKHAVGAEFERLIWDFLSWEPEPNYTLDQLISRTADLCRQLRDEVAEIIAEERANGGDRPFTRLAEEWRQLLFPQLASGRDFADAYAQTITFALILARESGAQFSGRSVHEISELLGKRHPFLGEAFGILTGSRTAQESTILPTLIRVLEPIDWQRMMRGEQTAYVDLYETFLSRYDPELRKETGSYYTPEPVTRFMADFVDDVLKSRMARHRGLADESVTTVDPAMGTGTFLASVMNSVAGTLSDTFGEVHARTHLKELYRDRLVGFERSTAPFAVAELRLHQQLKEQYGTEVPEEHRRFLVNTLDDPHHAYERFGLRYEEIVRFRDEANRIKKATPVMVVIGNPPYIKDARQQDPAPWLEARRSDPVADPITARPSMDEFRESGNGRLEYKLSAVGTYFWRWATWKVFDAHPEQPSGIVAFVSTSAYLTQSAFAGMRRYLRTTADEGWVIDLSPEGHRPPGRTRIFGGVQQPVCIGIFARYGRPRPGEPARVWHTRLEGERAAKFGALDGDPELRLDGARWQKCEAEWTSPFVPEESLWRSHPAMDDLLPWRQTGVNPNRTWVYAPDRKTLLRRWNRLASAAPEDKNRLFKATQSRWIERPAPRLGSLEKALTPPPIAPVSFRSFDRQYLFNDERCVDRLRLSLWNASGDRQIYTVEQHAHPFATGPGLVFSSLVPNVHCFNGRGGRVLPLYRDPEGLSPNLARGLLPFLSQSLELAVSPDDLIAYIAATVAHPGYTAAFRGHLTVPGIRVPLTRDPAMWASAVELGREVIWLHTYGERFADTSAGRPPGPPRLPKDRRPEVIVEIPDSPTAMPDVIRHDSDSGDRGRRLYVGGGVISPVLPEVWDYDVGGMRVVKKWFSSRQRNPRNKRRGSPLDDIRPERWTPRFTDELLELLTVLTRLVELEPRQAEFLDEILSGPLVTVDGLTTAGVLPIKPGLRKPPRRLGQTELPLD from the coding sequence GTGACGAATTCCCTGGGACGCGGCGGCCAGGACGAAGAGCAGTTGCGCGGACCGTTCAAGGTACTGATCGAAAGCATGGGCGGAACCCTGGGAATTCCCGCCCGCGCCTACGGCGAGGTCTCCCTCCCCGCATTGCAGGCACGTCCGGACTTCGGGGTGGACGCCACCGGCGTCTCAGCCGGCCCGAACAACCGAATCGGCTATGTGGAACTGAAGAAGCCGTCGAAGCCGATCCCGCCCAGCGACTTCCTGGACAGGCACGACCGTGAACAGTGGGAGAAATTCCAGAGACTGCCCAACATTCTCTACAGCAACGGAACACAGTGGGCACTGTTCCGCTACGGCGTACAGCAGGGACCGACCGTTGAGATCTCCGGCCTCTTCGGCAGGCGGCGGCCGAAGCATGCCGTAGGAGCGGAGTTCGAGCGGCTGATCTGGGATTTTCTTTCCTGGGAACCCGAACCTAACTACACCCTCGACCAGCTCATCAGCCGAACAGCCGACCTCTGCCGGCAGTTACGCGACGAGGTGGCCGAGATCATCGCCGAAGAGCGGGCCAACGGCGGCGACAGACCGTTCACCCGACTGGCCGAGGAATGGCGGCAACTGCTGTTCCCCCAACTCGCCTCTGGACGGGACTTCGCCGACGCCTACGCCCAGACCATCACCTTCGCCCTGATCCTGGCGCGGGAGTCCGGTGCCCAGTTCAGCGGCCGCAGCGTCCATGAGATCAGCGAACTCCTCGGCAAGCGCCACCCCTTCCTCGGAGAGGCGTTCGGCATTCTGACCGGTTCACGCACCGCGCAGGAATCGACCATACTCCCCACTCTCATCCGCGTTCTGGAGCCGATCGACTGGCAGCGCATGATGCGTGGGGAGCAGACCGCCTACGTCGACCTGTACGAGACGTTCCTGTCGCGCTACGATCCCGAACTCCGCAAGGAGACCGGCTCCTACTACACCCCCGAACCGGTCACCCGATTCATGGCCGACTTCGTCGACGACGTTCTCAAGAGCCGTATGGCGCGGCACCGCGGTCTGGCCGACGAGTCCGTGACCACGGTCGACCCGGCGATGGGCACGGGAACCTTCCTCGCCTCGGTGATGAACTCCGTCGCGGGAACCCTGAGCGACACGTTCGGCGAGGTGCACGCCCGAACCCACCTGAAGGAGCTGTACCGCGATCGCCTGGTCGGCTTCGAACGCAGCACCGCCCCGTTCGCGGTCGCCGAGCTGCGTCTGCACCAGCAGTTGAAGGAGCAGTACGGCACCGAGGTTCCCGAGGAGCACCGGCGCTTCCTGGTCAACACGCTCGACGATCCGCATCACGCCTATGAACGGTTCGGGCTGCGCTACGAGGAGATCGTCCGCTTCAGGGACGAGGCGAACCGGATTAAGAAGGCGACCCCGGTGATGGTGGTCATCGGGAATCCGCCCTACATCAAGGATGCGAGGCAGCAGGACCCCGCACCGTGGCTTGAGGCACGCCGGTCGGATCCGGTCGCCGACCCGATCACCGCCAGGCCGTCCATGGACGAGTTCCGCGAATCCGGCAACGGCCGACTCGAATACAAGCTGTCGGCGGTGGGCACGTACTTCTGGCGCTGGGCCACCTGGAAGGTGTTCGACGCCCACCCCGAGCAGCCGAGCGGAATCGTGGCCTTCGTCAGCACGTCCGCGTACCTGACCCAGAGCGCGTTCGCCGGTATGCGGCGCTACCTGCGCACGACCGCCGACGAGGGCTGGGTGATCGACCTGTCGCCGGAGGGACACCGTCCGCCGGGACGCACCCGGATCTTCGGAGGCGTGCAGCAGCCCGTCTGCATCGGCATCTTCGCGCGGTACGGACGTCCGCGCCCGGGAGAACCCGCACGCGTCTGGCACACTCGACTGGAAGGTGAGCGCGCGGCCAAGTTCGGTGCGTTGGACGGTGATCCGGAACTGCGGTTGGACGGCGCACGCTGGCAGAAGTGCGAGGCGGAGTGGACCTCACCGTTCGTCCCGGAGGAGTCGCTCTGGCGTTCCCACCCCGCCATGGACGATCTGCTGCCGTGGCGGCAGACCGGCGTGAACCCGAATCGGACCTGGGTATACGCCCCGGACCGGAAAACCCTGCTGCGGCGGTGGAATCGACTCGCATCCGCGGCCCCTGAGGACAAGAACCGTCTTTTCAAAGCCACGCAGAGCCGATGGATCGAAAGACCCGCGCCCCGACTGGGCTCCTTGGAGAAAGCGCTCACTCCCCCTCCGATCGCCCCCGTTTCCTTCCGTTCCTTCGATCGCCAGTATCTCTTCAACGACGAGCGTTGTGTGGACCGGCTCCGCCTTTCGCTCTGGAACGCCAGCGGTGATCGACAGATCTACACGGTGGAGCAGCACGCACACCCGTTCGCCACGGGTCCAGGGCTGGTGTTCAGCTCGCTGGTGCCCAACGTGCACTGCTTCAACGGCCGAGGCGGCCGGGTCCTCCCCCTCTACCGCGATCCCGAAGGGCTCTCCCCCAACCTCGCACGCGGTCTGCTCCCCTTCCTCTCCCAGAGCCTGGAGCTCGCCGTCTCCCCTGATGACCTCATCGCCTACATCGCCGCCACCGTCGCCCACCCCGGCTACACCGCTGCCTTTCGCGGTCACCTGACCGTTCCCGGCATTCGGGTCCCACTGACCCGCGATCCGGCCATGTGGGCAAGCGCCGTCGAACTCGGCCGCGAGGTCATCTGGCTGCACACCTACGGGGAGCGGTTCGCCGACACATCGGCCGGACGGCCACCGGGACCGCCCCGTCTGCCGAAGGACCGCCGTCCCGAAGTGATCGTCGAGATCCCCGACTCGCCCACCGCGATGCCTGACGTGATCCGGCACGACAGCGACAGCGGCGACCGCGGTCGGCGACTGTACGTGGGCGGCGGGGTCATCTCCCCGGTGCTCCCCGAAGTGTGGGACTACGACGTCGGCGGCATGCGGGTGGTCAAGAAGTGGTTCTCCTCCCGTCAGCGCAATCCGCGCAACAAGCGCCGCGGATCACCGCTGGACGACATCCGCCCCGAACGCTGGACCCCGCGCTTCACCGACGAACTGCTGGAGCTCCTCACCGTGCTCACCCGGCTGGTGGAGCTGGAACCGCGCCAGGCCGAGTTTTTGGACGAGATCCTCTCCGGCCCGCTGGTCACCGTGGACGGCCTCACCACAGCCGGTGTCCTGCCCATCAAGCCTGGGTTGCGTAAACCGCCCCGCAGACTCGGGCAGACGGAACTACCCCTTGATTAG
- a CDS encoding GmrSD restriction endonuclease domain-containing protein — translation MTKLSTLLDHIDSGAMLLPEFQRGYVWNRDQVRGLMRSLYLNYPVGSLLVWETEVEPSSVRGEYNATGSRALLLDGQQRITSLYGVMRGRPPAFFEGDANAFTGLHFNVETEVFEFHMANKMQGDSRWVDVSRLFRRGVDAVLDGFDDDMPRSDERVFTRRLMKLHAIQERDFHEEKITGRDKTVDVVVDIFNRVNSGGTKLSKGDLALAKVCSEWPEARSVMREHLARWEEAGLSFSLDWLLRCVTAVATGRPFFSSLEDVDTKDFRAALESAVHYIGRFLDALAGRLGLDHDRVLMGRYAIPVVCRLLHLNGGDFDDAGHRDRVLYWYVHAALWGRHSGSTETMLAQDYAAAQADGVDGLLRALEKWRGGPLAVRPVDFAGSTKGSRFYPLLYLLTRVGQARDFGSGLPLHAEMLGHLTSLQVHHIFPKALLKDHYDRRQVNAVANFCFLTQDTNLKVGKQAPEKYFTEAEQKNPGVLESQWIPLASELRGVDRYEDFLRERTELLADAANRFLDELREGGTATVGADLRRVAVIEEDDTEHDARAAQITDLIDELIALGCAAPRRDVEITDPSGGRPLAVAEAYWPDGLQTGQDDPVVLELDPDEADEAALEGLGFRVFTSGEALLEYARLRNAAAAGVEGEEPSVPATEESTAEGAEAPEVLAAFDEALHSACDRAQTEAGYRAAYFRRMLEDRGALATARLLLAKPTISDGFVQLWERGRLDLTVEGVVLDHPAYARLFTPEELDIARSRIERHR, via the coding sequence ATGACGAAGCTCTCCACCCTCCTCGACCACATCGATAGCGGAGCGATGCTGCTGCCGGAGTTCCAGCGCGGATACGTGTGGAACCGCGACCAGGTCAGAGGACTGATGCGCTCCCTCTATCTAAACTATCCGGTCGGCTCGCTCCTGGTCTGGGAGACAGAGGTGGAACCCTCATCGGTCCGGGGCGAGTACAACGCCACCGGGTCCAGAGCCCTGCTGCTCGACGGCCAGCAGCGCATCACCTCGCTGTACGGGGTCATGCGCGGCCGACCTCCCGCGTTCTTCGAGGGCGACGCCAACGCCTTCACCGGTCTGCACTTCAACGTCGAGACCGAGGTCTTCGAGTTCCACATGGCGAACAAGATGCAGGGCGACTCACGCTGGGTGGATGTGTCGCGCCTGTTCCGCCGGGGAGTCGACGCGGTGCTGGACGGCTTCGACGACGACATGCCCCGTTCAGACGAGCGGGTCTTCACCCGCCGCCTGATGAAGCTCCACGCGATCCAGGAGCGCGATTTCCACGAGGAGAAGATCACCGGCAGGGACAAGACCGTCGATGTCGTCGTCGACATCTTCAACCGGGTGAACTCCGGTGGAACCAAGCTGTCCAAAGGTGACCTCGCGTTGGCGAAGGTGTGTTCGGAGTGGCCTGAGGCGCGTTCCGTCATGCGGGAGCACCTGGCCCGATGGGAGGAGGCCGGTCTCTCGTTCAGCCTCGACTGGCTGCTGCGCTGCGTCACCGCGGTCGCCACCGGAAGGCCCTTCTTCTCCTCCCTGGAGGACGTCGACACCAAGGACTTCCGTGCCGCACTGGAGTCGGCCGTCCACTACATCGGCAGGTTCCTCGACGCCCTCGCGGGGCGGTTGGGCCTCGACCACGACCGTGTGCTCATGGGGCGCTACGCCATTCCGGTGGTGTGCCGACTGCTCCACCTCAACGGCGGCGACTTCGATGATGCCGGGCACCGAGACCGCGTTCTCTACTGGTACGTTCATGCGGCGCTGTGGGGCCGGCACTCCGGTTCCACCGAGACGATGCTCGCCCAGGACTATGCCGCGGCCCAGGCCGACGGGGTCGACGGGCTCCTCCGCGCGCTGGAGAAATGGCGCGGCGGTCCGCTGGCGGTTCGGCCCGTCGACTTCGCCGGATCCACCAAGGGATCGCGCTTCTACCCGCTGCTGTACCTGCTGACCCGGGTCGGACAGGCCCGCGACTTCGGATCGGGCCTGCCGCTGCACGCGGAGATGCTGGGTCATCTGACCAGCCTCCAGGTGCACCACATCTTTCCCAAGGCCCTGCTCAAGGACCACTACGACCGCAGGCAGGTGAACGCGGTAGCCAACTTCTGCTTCCTCACCCAGGACACCAACCTCAAGGTGGGCAAGCAGGCCCCGGAGAAGTATTTCACCGAAGCCGAGCAGAAGAATCCGGGAGTTCTGGAGTCCCAGTGGATTCCGCTCGCATCGGAGCTGCGCGGTGTCGACCGCTACGAGGATTTCCTGCGCGAACGCACGGAACTGCTGGCCGATGCCGCCAACCGGTTCCTGGACGAACTCCGCGAGGGCGGTACGGCCACGGTGGGAGCAGATCTGAGGCGGGTCGCGGTGATCGAGGAAGACGACACCGAGCACGACGCCCGCGCCGCGCAGATCACCGACCTCATCGACGAGCTGATCGCACTGGGCTGCGCCGCTCCCCGGCGCGACGTCGAGATCACCGATCCGTCCGGCGGGCGTCCTCTCGCGGTGGCCGAGGCCTACTGGCCGGACGGATTGCAGACCGGGCAGGACGATCCGGTGGTGTTGGAGCTCGACCCGGACGAGGCCGACGAGGCGGCACTGGAGGGGCTCGGCTTCCGGGTCTTCACTTCCGGCGAGGCGCTGCTGGAGTATGCGCGGCTGCGCAACGCCGCGGCGGCCGGAGTGGAGGGTGAGGAGCCGTCCGTACCGGCCACAGAAGAGTCGACGGCCGAGGGCGCCGAGGCCCCGGAGGTCCTGGCCGCGTTCGACGAGGCCCTGCATTCGGCGTGCGACCGGGCGCAGACGGAGGCCGGGTACCGGGCGGCATACTTCCGGCGGATGCTTGAGGACCGCGGCGCGCTGGCGACGGCCCGGCTGCTGCTGGCCAAGCCGACCATCTCAGACGGCTTCGTTCAACTGTGGGAGCGCGGGCGGCTCGATCTGACCGTGGAGGGGGTCGTGCTCGACCATCCGGCCTACGCCCGGCTCTTCACCCCCGAGGAACTCGACATCGCTCGCAGCCGCATCGAGCGGCACCGGTAG
- a CDS encoding UvrD-helicase domain-containing protein, with protein sequence MPQLAIDKDFLTRYAKLEKRVQKAVDEALDKFADTYYAGGHLEKVADARDPRARSLRITQNYRGVVLAPEQGDTYLLVTVLPHDEAYAYIRNKRFSVNRALGVLEIRDEAQLQTMSDVLAPVAAAAESRLFDHVPDKHLTQLGIDDRTLSIVRLLPDEGHLDAIQSMMPAAQHNALVALASGMTPEEAWAEVSKDLVEAVAPEEIDPEDLTAAIRRTPGQAVFVEGPESLREMLDTPFDLWRVFLHPQQRRIAYRRSYNGPAMVTGGAGTGKTVTAVHRVAHLAAGYDSGPPQILLTTFTKTLDAALRSQMELLIKDPGQRDRIDVRNLDKVAYEVVSRERGTTLKFPRSRELERLWDEAGADSGFSGAFLLSEWEQVVLAQDLRTERGYLEAQRRGRGNRLSADQKQRVWRAVLAATERMAQANQWTFTQVAAEAADILNRTGERLYTHVVVDEAQDLHPAKWRLIRALVPEGPDDLFIAGDPHQRIYDHRVSLAALGINVRGRSRKLTVSYRSTQEILSWAVRLLGAAPITGLDDLEDGLETYISPLHGRRPVVHGFTERTAELDALVGQINGWLEQGVEADSIGIAVRTRSVADSVTARLREADIDNGPLVDGPGVRVGTMHGMKGLEFRCVAVVGVDADLLPLKTQVTDRTEDPVAHGHDLQRERNLLFVSCTRARDALYLSHGGDPSPFLPAK encoded by the coding sequence ATGCCTCAGCTCGCGATCGACAAGGACTTTCTGACCCGATACGCGAAGCTGGAGAAACGGGTTCAGAAGGCCGTCGACGAGGCGCTCGACAAGTTCGCCGACACCTACTACGCCGGGGGCCACCTGGAGAAGGTCGCCGACGCGCGTGATCCCCGTGCCCGTTCCCTGCGCATCACCCAGAACTATCGAGGAGTCGTGCTCGCTCCCGAGCAGGGTGACACCTATCTACTGGTGACGGTCCTGCCGCATGACGAGGCCTACGCCTACATCCGCAACAAACGCTTTTCCGTCAACCGGGCGCTGGGTGTGCTGGAGATCCGTGACGAGGCGCAACTGCAGACCATGAGCGATGTTCTCGCACCGGTCGCCGCAGCGGCCGAGAGCAGACTGTTCGACCACGTTCCGGACAAACACCTGACCCAGCTGGGCATCGACGACCGGACTCTGTCGATCGTGCGGTTGCTTCCCGACGAAGGCCATCTCGACGCCATCCAGTCGATGATGCCCGCTGCGCAGCACAACGCCCTGGTGGCGCTGGCCTCCGGTATGACCCCGGAAGAGGCTTGGGCCGAGGTCAGCAAGGATCTGGTGGAAGCGGTCGCACCTGAGGAGATCGACCCGGAGGACCTCACCGCGGCGATCCGCCGCACCCCCGGCCAGGCGGTCTTCGTGGAAGGCCCCGAAAGCCTGCGCGAGATGCTGGACACCCCGTTCGATCTGTGGCGGGTGTTCCTGCACCCTCAACAGCGCAGGATCGCCTACCGCCGGAGCTACAACGGGCCGGCGATGGTGACGGGGGGCGCCGGCACCGGTAAGACGGTGACCGCAGTACACCGCGTCGCCCACCTCGCCGCCGGATACGACTCCGGCCCACCACAGATCCTGCTGACGACGTTCACCAAGACGCTCGACGCGGCACTGCGCTCACAGATGGAACTGCTGATCAAGGATCCGGGACAGCGTGATCGCATCGATGTGCGCAACCTCGACAAGGTCGCCTACGAGGTGGTGAGCCGGGAGCGGGGAACGACGCTGAAGTTTCCCCGCTCCCGTGAGCTGGAACGACTCTGGGACGAGGCCGGCGCGGACAGCGGTTTTTCCGGGGCCTTCCTGCTGTCCGAATGGGAGCAGGTCGTCCTCGCCCAGGATCTGCGTACCGAACGCGGTTATCTGGAGGCCCAGCGGCGCGGACGCGGCAATCGGCTCAGCGCCGACCAGAAGCAGAGGGTATGGCGCGCCGTCCTGGCCGCCACCGAGCGGATGGCACAGGCGAACCAGTGGACGTTCACTCAGGTGGCCGCCGAGGCCGCCGACATTTTGAACCGCACCGGGGAGCGGCTGTACACGCATGTGGTGGTGGACGAGGCCCAGGACCTGCATCCGGCGAAGTGGCGACTGATCCGGGCGCTGGTCCCCGAGGGCCCCGACGATCTATTCATCGCGGGCGATCCACACCAGCGGATTTACGATCATCGGGTCTCACTGGCCGCGCTCGGTATCAACGTGCGCGGCCGCAGCCGCAAACTGACCGTCAGTTACCGCAGTACCCAGGAGATCCTGTCCTGGGCGGTGCGTCTTCTGGGAGCCGCGCCCATCACCGGGCTGGACGATCTGGAGGACGGCCTGGAGACCTACATCTCCCCACTGCACGGCCGCAGGCCCGTCGTACACGGTTTCACCGAACGCACGGCCGAACTCGACGCCCTGGTCGGTCAGATCAACGGATGGCTGGAACAGGGGGTCGAAGCCGACTCCATCGGAATCGCCGTGCGCACCCGCTCCGTCGCCGACTCGGTGACGGCTCGCCTTCGTGAGGCCGACATCGACAACGGCCCGCTGGTCGACGGCCCAGGGGTACGGGTGGGCACCATGCACGGGATGAAGGGGCTGGAGTTCCGATGTGTGGCGGTCGTCGGCGTGGACGCGGACCTGCTGCCGCTGAAGACCCAGGTCACCGATCGCACCGAGGACCCCGTCGCGCACGGCCACGACCTGCAGCGCGAACGCAATCTGCTGTTCGTCTCATGCACCCGGGCGCGCGACGCGCTCTACCTCTCCCATGGCGGTGACCCCAGCCCGTTCCTGCCCGCGAAGTGA
- a CDS encoding LacI family DNA-binding transcriptional regulator, with product MAGLEEVARIAKVSASTVSRAMSRPDMVSPRTLERVRAAAEQVGFRANPAARALTTGRTGFLAMLVPGLDNPFYAGSIAGAQAMAKETGRWLIIAVTDGSPEREAAALGELEGQVDGFVLLMPVGTAAELKKVHDRRPVVVVNRKVPGLTSYTVDTPGGLARVYDRLVELGHTDVAYLAGPPGSWMDRRRQQTLSDHASRPDLRIRVLGPMPPEFTEGAAAADAVLASGCTAALAYNSSVLLGLVFELSRRGVRVPEDISVAAADDMAFADLPGAPLTAVRVPVAELGRRAVSALADIIEATPETPRPPSRTLPTTVHLTGSLAAPRRE from the coding sequence GTGGCCGGACTTGAGGAGGTGGCGCGGATCGCCAAAGTGTCCGCTTCAACGGTGTCCCGGGCCATGAGCCGGCCCGACATGGTCTCCCCCCGCACGCTGGAGCGCGTGCGCGCCGCCGCCGAACAGGTGGGGTTCCGCGCCAACCCCGCGGCCCGCGCGCTCACCACCGGGCGCACCGGGTTCCTGGCCATGCTCGTCCCCGGCCTGGACAACCCCTTCTACGCCGGCAGCATCGCCGGCGCCCAGGCCATGGCCAAGGAGACCGGGCGGTGGCTCATCATCGCCGTCACCGACGGCTCGCCCGAACGCGAGGCCGCCGCCCTCGGTGAACTCGAAGGCCAGGTCGACGGGTTCGTGCTGCTGATGCCCGTGGGCACGGCCGCGGAGCTGAAGAAGGTCCACGACCGCAGGCCCGTGGTGGTCGTCAACCGCAAGGTCCCCGGCCTCACCTCCTACACCGTCGACACCCCCGGGGGGCTGGCCCGCGTCTACGACCGCCTGGTCGAACTCGGCCACACCGACGTCGCCTACCTCGCGGGGCCGCCCGGCTCCTGGATGGACCGGCGCCGACAGCAGACCCTCTCCGACCATGCGAGCCGCCCCGACCTGCGAATCCGGGTCCTCGGGCCGATGCCGCCGGAGTTCACCGAAGGCGCGGCGGCCGCCGACGCCGTCCTGGCGTCGGGATGCACGGCGGCACTCGCCTACAACAGCTCGGTGCTGCTGGGCCTGGTCTTCGAACTGAGCCGCCGCGGCGTGCGCGTCCCCGAGGACATCAGCGTGGCCGCGGCCGACGACATGGCCTTCGCCGACCTGCCCGGCGCACCCCTGACCGCCGTCCGCGTCCCGGTCGCCGAACTGGGCCGGCGAGCGGTGTCGGCCCTGGCCGACATCATCGAAGCCACCCCGGAGACCCCCCGCCCGCCCAGCCGAACGCTCCCGACGACCGTCCACCTCACCGGCTCCCTGGCAGCGCCGCGGAGAGAGTGA